The genomic interval AGTTCAAGCGCCTCGGCGTCACCGGCGATTGGGATCATCCCTACTCGACCATGGCCTATCCGGCCGAGGCGCGGATCGCAGCGGAGCTGATGAAGTTCGCCGCCTCCGGCCAGCTCTACCGCGGTTCGAAGCCGGTGATGTGGTCGGTGGTGGAGAAGACCGCGCTCGCCGAGGCCGAGGTCGAGTACGAGGAGCATGTCAGCGACACGGTGTTCGTGGCATTCCCGATCCGCAACGGGGCTCCGACGGACTTGGCCGGCGCCCGCGTCGTGATCTGGACGACCACGCCCTGGACGCTGCCGGCCAACCGCGCCGTCGCCTATTCGAAGCGCGTCGCCTACGGGCTCTACCGCGTCACGCAGGCGGCCGAGGACAACTGGGCGAAGGTCGGCGATACCTATTTGCTCGCCGATGCGCTCGCCGAGGGCGTGTTCAAGGCCGCCCGCGTCGAGGCGTTCGAGCGCGTGGCCGACGTGCCCGCGGCGAGCCTTGCCGGCCTCACCCTCTCGCATCCGCTGAGCACCTTCGATTCCGGCTACGGATTCCCCGTGCCGATGCTGGAGGGCGAGCACGTCACCGACGAGGCCGGTACCGGCTTCGTCCACACGGCGCCGAGCCACGGCCGCGAGGACTTCGAGGTCTGGATGGCCAATGGCCGCCGCCTCACGGAAGCGGGCATCGATACCCGCATCCCCTACACCGTCGATGCCGACGGCCGGCTGACGGAGGAAGCGCCGGGCTTTACCGGCCGCTTCGTCTTCACCGCCAAGGGCGACAAGGGCGACGCCAACAAGGCGCTCATCGCAGCATTGACCGAAGTCGGCGCGCTGGTCGCCCGCGGGGTTCTGCGCCACCAGTACCCGCATTCCTGGCGCTCGAAGAAGCCGGTCCTGTTCCGCAACACGCCGCAATGGTTCATCGCCATGGACCGGACGGTGGATTCGCTCGGTAACCGCACCCTGCGCGAGACGGCACTCCACGCCATCGAGCAGACGCAGTGGGTGCCGCCGCAAGGAAAAAACCGCATCAACGGCATGGTCGCGGGCCGGCCCGACTGGGTGGTCTCGCGCCAGCGCGCCTGGGGCGTGCCGATCACGGTCTTCGTCGAGCGTGAGACCGGGAAGGTGCTGCGCGATGCGGCGGTGAATGCCCGCATCGCCGAAGCGTTTGCGCAGGACGGCGCGGATGCGTGGTTTGCGGACGGCGCCACCGAGCGCTTCCTCGCGCCCGATCACGATCCGGCGAACTACGAGAAGGTGACCGACGTCCTCGACGTCTGGTTCGATTCCGGCTCGACCCACGCCTTCGTGCTGGACGACGCGCAAGCCTTCCCCGGCCTCGCCGGCATCCGCCGTGCAGTGGACGGCGGCTCCGACACGGTGATGTATCTCGAAGGCTCCGACCAGCATCGCGGCTGGTTCCAGTCCTCGCTGCTCGAATCCTGCGGCACGCGGGGGCACGCACCCTACGACGTGGTGCTGACCCACGGCTTCGTCCTCGATGCCAAGGGCGAGAAGATGTCGAAGTCGCGCGGCAACGTCGTCGCGCCGCAGAACGTCATCAAGGAATCGGGCGCCGACATCCTCCGTCTCTGGGTCGCGGCGGCCGATTACTCCGACGACCTGCGCATCGGCCCGGAGATCGTCAAAACCTTTGCCGAGACTTACCGAAAGCTGCGCAATTCGCTCCGCTGGATGCTCGGCTCGCTCGCCCACCGGGTGCCCGGCGACGACGTGCCGTTCACCGCGATGCCGGAGCTGGAGCGCTTCATCCTGCATCGTCTGGCGCAGCTCGACGGCGAGATCCGCGACGCCTACGCGGCGTTCGACACCAAGCGGATCGTCGCGCTGCTCAACGGCTTCATGACCGGCGACCTCTCGGCCTTCTACTTCGATGTGCGCAAGGACGCGCTCTACTGCGATCCGATCTCCTCGGTGACGCGCCGCGCCGCGCTTCAGGTCATCGACGAGGCCTTCCGCCGGGTCGTCATCTGGCTCGCCCCCGTCCTCGCCTTCACGGCGGAGGAGGCGTGGCTCGACCGCTACCCGTCGCAGGACGGCTCGGTGCATCTCCAGACCCTGCCCGAGACGCCCGCCGAATGGCGCGACGAGGCGCTCGCCGCCCGCTGGCAGAAGATCCGCAAGGTCCGTCGCGTCGTCACCGGCGCGCTCGAGATCGAGCGCGCGGCCAAGCGCATCGGCGCCAGCCTCGAGGCGGCGCCGACCGTCTACGTGTCGGATTCCGATCTGCTCGGCGCGCTCGACGGCGTGGACTTTGCCGACACCTGCATCACCTCGGCGATCACGGTTCGCGCCGGTGAGGGCCCGACGGACGCCTTCCGCCTCGACGAGGTGAAGGGCGTGGCCGTGGTGCCCGAGCGGGCCGAGGGTATCAAATGCGCCCGCTCCTGGCGGGTCACGCCCGAGGTCGGCAGCGATCCCGACTATCCCGAGGTGACGCCGCGCGACGCCCGGGCCCTGCGGGAGTGGGACGCGGCCCATCCGGAGGCGGCGTGACCGCCTTCCGCTCCGGCCTGATCGCGGTGCTGGCCACGCTGGTCCTCGATCAGGCCTCCAAGCTCTGGCTCTATTTCGGCACCGACCTCGTGATGACGCAGCCCTGGCGGCTGGCGCCGTTCGCGGACTTCGTCGTGGTGTGGAATCGGGGCGTCTCCTACGGCCTGTTCCAGCAGGAGGGCGGGTTCGGGCGCTGGCTGCTCGTGGCCGTCTCGCTCGCCGCCGCCTTCGGCCTGTCGGTGTGGATGTATCGGGCCGGCTCGCGGCTGCTCGCGGTGGCGCTCGGCCTCATCGTCGGCGGCGCGCTCGGCAACGCCATCGACCGGGCGGCCTACGGGGCGGTGTTCGACTTCGTCCACCTGCACGCGGGAACATGGTCCTGGTACGTGTTCAACGTGGCGGATGCGGCCATCGTCGCGGGCGTGATCGGGTTGATCCTCGACAGCCTGCGGCCGACCCAGCGCTCTCCGTCCAGGGACGTCGCGGGGAACGGCGGTCGTCCCCAGGCTTGAAGCGCGGCGCATCCGTCCGCGTCAGGGTGCCATACCTTCGCCCGAAACCCGGCTCACCTCGGTTTGCGTGGGCTCGACGCGCGATTCACGATGAAACGCCGTCCGGCTGACCGTCCCGGATCAAAAGCGGGCGGGGCCGGTCCGTAGCCTTGGGGAAATCGGCATGAACGGGCGGCGCAGCGTCACGCGGGCTTTCGGATCGATCCGTCCTCTGGCTTTGAGAACGGCATTGGGCGCGGCCCTGCTGCCCGGACTCGCCGTCGGCGCGGCCCGCGCCGAGGGCGAATTCATGCGCGACACGCTGAGCAATCTCGGCCTGATCGAGCCGGACCGTCCCGCCATCACCTATCGCGAGCGCGCACCGCTCGCGATGCCGCCCAAGCTCGGCGGCCGGGAGGATCTGACCGCCGGCCTGCCCCCGCCCCGGACCCGCCAGGCCGATCCGGCCTGGCCGAAGGATCCGGAGGTGGTCCAGCGCGAGCGGGCCGCCATCGAGGCGAAGAAGCCGATCGTGCGCGGTGCGCAGGGCCGCATGAACGACAACAACGAGACGCTCTCGGTCTACGAGATGGAGGCCGGCCGCCGCGCGGGCGCCGGGGCGCTCACCGGGCCAGCGAACGCACCCGGCCAGGGCGACACCCGCGATTCGACCTGGCTCAACCCGTTCGAACTGCTCAAGGGCACGCCCGACAAGACCGAGCCGTCGCTGGTCGAGCCCGACCGCGATACGCTGACCGATCCGCCCACCGGCTATCGCAAGGCGCCGATCAAGGTCGCCAAACCGCAGGGCGGCCCTGTCGGTGGTCCGATCAGCGACCGTGAAGAGGCCGACCCGCGTGCCTATATGAGAAATTCGTCCGGGCGCTGAGAGCCGGCCTCCGCCCGGTTCCGTCGATCTCGGCGGGTCGGCGAAGGCGCCCAGCATCCGGATGGACCGTCACCGCGCGGACACGCCGCGCGGTATGGGATTTGCCACCGGCGACCGATCACGGGACAATGCCGGGATTCTTGGGACGGAAAGCGCGGAGGGCGGAAGAGCCCCCGCATAAGGAAAGTGGGATGCACCTCTACCGGAAGGCCATCGCGCCCGTGGGACCGCAGCGAGGCCTGAATCACGCCGGCCGTGTGGACGCCGCCCCGTTCGGGCGCTCCGAGGCCGGCGGCCCGGAGGTCTCCGCCTTCGTGCTCGATAACGGGCTCGACGTGGTGGTGGTGCCCGATCACCGGGCGCCGGTCGCCACGCACATGGTCTGGTACCGCAACGGCTCGGCCGACGATCCGATCGGCCAGTCCGGTATCGCCCACTTCCTCGAACACCTGATGTTCAAGGGCACCGATCGGCACCCGGCCGGCGCCTTCTCGAAGGCGGTCTCGTCGCTCGGCGGCCAGGAGAACGCCTTCACCAGCTACGACTACACCGCCTATTTCCAGCGCGTCGCCCGCGACCACCTCTCGACGATGATGGCCTTCGAGGCCGATCGGATGAGCGGCCTCGTCCTCGACGACGCCGTGGTGGCGCCCGAGCGCGACGTGGTGCTGGAGGAGCGTCGGATGCGGGTCGAGACCGATCCGTCGGCGCAGCTTTCCGAGGCGATGGCCGCCTCGCTGTTCGTGCACCATCCCTACGGCATCCCGATCATCGGCTGGATGCACGAGATCGAGGAGCTGAACCGCACCCACGCCATCGACTACTACAAGCGCTTCTACACCCCCGAGAACGCGATCCTCGTGGTGGCCGGCGACGT from Methylobacterium sp. AMS5 carries:
- the lspA gene encoding signal peptidase II translates to MTAFRSGLIAVLATLVLDQASKLWLYFGTDLVMTQPWRLAPFADFVVVWNRGVSYGLFQQEGGFGRWLLVAVSLAAAFGLSVWMYRAGSRLLAVALGLIVGGALGNAIDRAAYGAVFDFVHLHAGTWSWYVFNVADAAIVAGVIGLILDSLRPTQRSPSRDVAGNGGRPQA
- the ileS gene encoding isoleucine--tRNA ligase; its protein translation is MSDQTDAAPVAARDYSRTLFLPKTDFPMRAGLPTREPLLLERWKDIGLYEKIRAAAKGRPRFVLHDGPPYANGNIHIGHALNKILKDVVVRSQGALGRDANYVPGWDCHGLPIEWKIEEQYRAKGKNKDEVPVLEFRQQCRAFAAEWLDIQREEFKRLGVTGDWDHPYSTMAYPAEARIAAELMKFAASGQLYRGSKPVMWSVVEKTALAEAEVEYEEHVSDTVFVAFPIRNGAPTDLAGARVVIWTTTPWTLPANRAVAYSKRVAYGLYRVTQAAEDNWAKVGDTYLLADALAEGVFKAARVEAFERVADVPAASLAGLTLSHPLSTFDSGYGFPVPMLEGEHVTDEAGTGFVHTAPSHGREDFEVWMANGRRLTEAGIDTRIPYTVDADGRLTEEAPGFTGRFVFTAKGDKGDANKALIAALTEVGALVARGVLRHQYPHSWRSKKPVLFRNTPQWFIAMDRTVDSLGNRTLRETALHAIEQTQWVPPQGKNRINGMVAGRPDWVVSRQRAWGVPITVFVERETGKVLRDAAVNARIAEAFAQDGADAWFADGATERFLAPDHDPANYEKVTDVLDVWFDSGSTHAFVLDDAQAFPGLAGIRRAVDGGSDTVMYLEGSDQHRGWFQSSLLESCGTRGHAPYDVVLTHGFVLDAKGEKMSKSRGNVVAPQNVIKESGADILRLWVAAADYSDDLRIGPEIVKTFAETYRKLRNSLRWMLGSLAHRVPGDDVPFTAMPELERFILHRLAQLDGEIRDAYAAFDTKRIVALLNGFMTGDLSAFYFDVRKDALYCDPISSVTRRAALQVIDEAFRRVVIWLAPVLAFTAEEAWLDRYPSQDGSVHLQTLPETPAEWRDEALAARWQKIRKVRRVVTGALEIERAAKRIGASLEAAPTVYVSDSDLLGALDGVDFADTCITSAITVRAGEGPTDAFRLDEVKGVAVVPERAEGIKCARSWRVTPEVGSDPDYPEVTPRDARALREWDAAHPEAA